In Helianthus annuus cultivar XRQ/B chromosome 3, HanXRQr2.0-SUNRISE, whole genome shotgun sequence, a single window of DNA contains:
- the LOC110930432 gene encoding bifunctional dTDP-4-dehydrorhamnose 3,5-epimerase/dTDP-4-dehydrorhamnose reductase produces the protein MVSQSNGSPATSLNFLIYGRTGWIGGLLGKICESQGINYTYGSGRLESRDTLIADIAAVNPTHVFNAAGVTGRPNVDWCESHKVETIRTNVVGTLTLADVCREKGLILINYATGCIFEYDSEHPLGSGVGFKEEDSPNFTGSFYSKTKAMVEELLKNYDNVCTLRVRMPISSDLTNPRNFITKISRYEKVVNIPNSMTILDELLPISIEMAKRNLTGIYNFTNPGCVSHNEVLELYREYIDSAYTWKNFNLEEQAKVIVAPRSNNELDTTKLKTEFPELLSIKESLVKYVFEPNRKTPVAA, from the exons atggtttCCCAATCCAACGGCTCTCCGGCAACCTCACTAAACTTCTTGATCTACGGCCGTACAGGCTGGATCGGGGGTCTACTGGGCAAAATCTGCGAATCTCAGGGGATCAACTACACCTACGGCTCCGGCAGGCTCGAATCCCGAGACACCCTGATCGCCGACATCGCCGCCGTGAACCCCACCCACGTGTTCAACGCCGCCGGAGTCACCGGACGACCCAACGTTGACTGGTGTGAGTCGCACAAGGTGGAGACTATCCGTACCAATGTTGTTGGAACCCTAACTCTTGCTGACGTCTGCCGTGAGAAGGGGTTGATCCTGATTAACTATGCTACTGGGTGTATATTTGAGTATGATTCGGAGCATCCACTTGGGTCGGGTGTCGGGTTTAAGGAAGAGGATAGTCCGAATTTCACTGGGTCTTTTTACTCCAAGACTAAAGCTATG GTAGAGGAATTGCTCAAAAACTATGATAACGTATGCACTTTACGCGTGCGGATGCCCATCTCTTCCGATCTTACAAACCCCCGAAACTTCATCACTAAAATCAGCCGTTACGAGAAAGTGGTCAACATCCCAAACTCCATGACCATTCTCGATGAACTCCTCCCAATCTCCATCGAAATGGCTAAAAGAAACCTAACCGGGATCTACAACTTCACCAACCCCGGCTGCGTTAGCCACAACGAGGTCTTGGAGCTGTACCGTGAGTACATTGACTCCGCTTACACCTGGAAGAACTTCAACCTTGAGGAGCAAGCAAAAGTCATCGTTGCGCCAAGAAGCAACAACGAGCTTGATACAACCAAGTTGAAAACCGAGTTTCCCGAGCTCTTGTCGATCAAAGAATCGCTTGTGAAGTATGTGTTTGAGCCAAACCGAAAGACACCCGTTGCAGCCTAA